One genomic segment of [Phormidium] sp. ETS-05 includes these proteins:
- a CDS encoding PAS domain-containing protein yields MNPLLKKLLARRRLEYVTIDENFTVIETSVGVQRFADRSDILDTGHDVREFFPELFGAEDLLLNVMYGKESCFELKGVGRFHQNTTIYFDLYGIENLQENLNFSLILLVEDVTETMAATQKLVQRSNRTNLLVNQLKSSLDYIDKLIASIADALFVTNILGDIKTVNKATQILFGYQPEELIGQSISLIIPDSKFFKKISTSQAKTLENLEVICQKKTEKKSLYHFLSHCLNPKKMCIIVFTLAETSAVASGWRRN; encoded by the coding sequence ATGAATCCGCTTCTGAAAAAATTATTAGCCCGTCGCCGATTGGAATATGTCACCATCGATGAAAACTTTACCGTTATCGAAACATCTGTGGGGGTGCAGCGTTTTGCCGATCGGTCTGACATTTTAGATACTGGCCATGATGTGCGGGAATTTTTTCCCGAACTGTTTGGGGCGGAAGACTTACTGCTCAACGTCATGTATGGCAAAGAATCTTGCTTTGAGTTAAAAGGAGTAGGCCGATTCCACCAAAATACAACTATTTATTTCGACTTGTATGGCATTGAGAATCTTCAGGAAAATTTAAATTTTAGTTTAATTTTGTTGGTAGAAGATGTCACCGAAACTATGGCGGCAACCCAAAAGTTAGTTCAGCGTTCCAATCGCACTAATCTTTTAGTAAATCAATTAAAATCATCTCTGGATTATATAGATAAATTAATTGCTTCAATTGCTGATGCTTTATTTGTTACGAATATATTAGGTGACATTAAAACCGTAAATAAAGCCACTCAAATTTTATTCGGATACCAGCCAGAGGAACTGATAGGTCAATCTATATCATTGATTATCCCTGATAGTAAATTTTTTAAAAAAATTAGCACATCCCAGGCCAAAACCCTGGAAAACCTAGAAGTCATTTGCCAAAAAAAGACGGAGAAAAAATCACTGTATCATTTTCTTTCGCATTGTTTGAATCCGAAGAAGATGTGTATAATTGTATTTACATTGGCCGAGACATCGGCAGTCGCAAGCGGATGGAGACGGAATTAG
- a CDS encoding adenylate/guanylate cyclase domain-containing protein: MKKISKIQPVILLKSRLSRRIVIWVFTSIVVVEFMILMPSVYRRQQELLEQLAEVGLATMQPLVRWQQFNLNPDVALAAAQQLFPHKPVLGGVIYLSNGDKIGTFGEEIPNLSFTMVKEQNRRRQQSADGDRYDVAWIAQPGNREYPLCQSLVMILGGGDQTNPRVAATEMVLILRLDASEVRWEIKKYVVRIAGLVAIICLFVTLTTMVAIGSNLIVPILELRQALIQVAATKGEERNAEGNLILANRDDELGDVMDAFNWMRAQIYNHLAAIKDRELKLESLVEEVDAARDRAEKLLLNILPEPIAEQLKREVYPIAESFAEATVLFADIVGFTQLAATIPPTEIVNLLNQLFTAFDQLAEVHGLEKIKTIGDAYMVVGGVPLPRSDHAAAIAAMALDMQQAIQNTILETGQPLNIRIGINSGPVVAGVIGIKKFIYDLWGDTVNTASRMESHGITGCIQVAESTYTLLRDLYQFEPRGTIEVKGKGMMRTYLLTGRKP, translated from the coding sequence ATGAAAAAAATTTCTAAAATTCAACCGGTAATTCTCCTAAAATCACGATTATCACGCCGAATTGTAATTTGGGTATTTACCAGTATTGTAGTAGTTGAGTTTATGATCCTCATGCCTTCAGTCTATCGAAGACAGCAAGAACTCCTGGAGCAATTGGCAGAAGTCGGGTTAGCAACGATGCAGCCATTGGTGAGGTGGCAACAATTCAACCTTAATCCAGATGTGGCTCTGGCTGCAGCACAACAGCTATTTCCTCACAAGCCAGTATTGGGAGGAGTAATTTACCTCAGCAATGGCGATAAAATCGGCACTTTTGGGGAAGAGATACCTAATCTGTCTTTCACGATGGTGAAAGAGCAAAATCGCCGGAGGCAGCAGAGTGCTGATGGAGACAGATATGATGTGGCTTGGATTGCTCAACCGGGCAATAGAGAATATCCGTTATGTCAGTCACTGGTGATGATTTTGGGTGGGGGGGACCAAACTAACCCTAGGGTGGCCGCAACAGAAATGGTCTTAATTTTGCGTCTGGATGCTTCGGAAGTCAGGTGGGAAATCAAAAAATATGTGGTGCGCATTGCTGGTTTAGTCGCAATCATTTGTCTGTTTGTCACCTTGACCACGATGGTGGCGATCGGCTCTAACCTCATCGTCCCCATTCTGGAACTGCGCCAAGCCTTGATCCAGGTGGCAGCAACCAAAGGAGAGGAGCGCAATGCAGAGGGAAACTTAATTTTGGCTAACCGGGATGATGAACTCGGTGATGTCATGGATGCGTTTAACTGGATGAGGGCACAAATTTATAACCATTTAGCGGCTATTAAAGACCGAGAGCTGAAACTGGAGAGTTTGGTAGAAGAGGTAGATGCGGCACGCGATCGGGCAGAAAAGCTGCTGCTGAATATTCTGCCAGAGCCGATCGCCGAGCAGTTGAAAAGGGAAGTGTACCCGATCGCCGAAAGTTTTGCCGAGGCGACCGTGTTATTTGCCGATATCGTCGGCTTTACCCAGCTCGCAGCCACCATCCCACCTACGGAAATTGTGAACCTGCTCAACCAGCTATTTACCGCTTTTGACCAATTGGCCGAAGTGCATGGGTTGGAAAAGATTAAAACCATCGGCGATGCCTATATGGTAGTGGGTGGGGTGCCCCTACCGCGATCGGATCACGCTGCGGCGATCGCCGCAATGGCCCTGGATATGCAGCAAGCCATACAAAACACCATCCTGGAAACTGGCCAACCCCTAAACATCCGCATCGGGATCAACTCCGGACCAGTAGTGGCTGGAGTCATCGGCATCAAAAAATTCATCTACGACCTGTGGGGGGATACGGTGAACACTGCTAGCCGCATGGAATCTCACGGCATCACCGGCTGCATTCAGGTAGCCGAATCAACTTACACCCTATTGCGCGATCTCTACCAGTTTGAACCACGTGGCACGATCGAAGTCAAAGGCAAAGGAATGATGCGCACCTACCTGCTCACAGGCAGAAAACCCTAG
- a CDS encoding HNH endonuclease has protein sequence MGKVLVLNASYEPLNITNWQRAVVLLLKGKAEQLEHNGKYIYAEVPLPTVIRLRHYVRVPYKEIPLTRRNILERDTHTCQYCGYTGGDLTLDHVLPRSRGGGDTWENMVAACVRCNVQKGNRTPKEANMPLRYPPRKPYSSLYFEVKKQLRSGTHQEWQKYVIGVTAPSS, from the coding sequence ATGGGTAAGGTTCTCGTCCTCAACGCATCATACGAGCCGCTCAACATCACCAACTGGCAAAGGGCAGTGGTGTTGTTACTAAAAGGCAAAGCCGAGCAACTGGAGCATAACGGCAAATACATCTATGCCGAAGTCCCCCTGCCCACAGTAATTCGACTGCGCCACTACGTCCGCGTTCCTTACAAAGAAATTCCTCTCACTCGAAGGAACATACTGGAGCGGGACACCCACACCTGTCAATATTGCGGCTACACCGGGGGTGATTTGACCCTAGACCACGTATTACCTCGCTCTCGCGGTGGGGGAGATACCTGGGAAAATATGGTAGCCGCCTGTGTCCGCTGCAACGTCCAAAAGGGCAATCGCACCCCCAAGGAAGCCAATATGCCCCTGCGCTATCCCCCACGCAAACCATACAGCAGCCTCTACTTTGAAGTCAAAAAGCAATTGAGGAGCGGCACTCATCAAGAGTGGCAAAAATACGTCATCGGCGTTACAGCCCCCAGCAGTTGA
- the sixA gene encoding phosphohistidine phosphatase SixA, giving the protein MTTSVPASKSLKLYLIRHGIAADKGNYPQDEDRPLTDKGEKKTRQVAQRLREIDLTFDLILASPLLRAHQTALILQETGLTPEVKPSTSLAPGGDINNWLSWLTQWRSQGGTHLGLVGHEPDLGHWAEILIWGEVRERIVLKKAGIVGLNLPDGNPVGNSDLFWLTSPKFLIGESGVK; this is encoded by the coding sequence ATGACAACATCAGTGCCAGCATCTAAAAGTCTTAAACTGTATTTAATCCGCCACGGCATAGCTGCCGACAAAGGAAACTACCCCCAAGACGAAGACCGTCCCCTCACAGACAAAGGCGAGAAAAAAACTCGACAAGTCGCCCAGCGGCTGCGGGAAATAGACCTCACTTTTGACCTAATTTTGGCCAGTCCTTTATTGCGCGCGCACCAAACCGCCCTCATCCTCCAAGAAACAGGTCTCACCCCAGAGGTAAAACCATCCACCTCCCTGGCTCCCGGTGGTGACATCAACAACTGGCTAAGCTGGCTCACCCAATGGCGTTCCCAAGGAGGCACCCACTTAGGCTTAGTTGGGCACGAGCCAGATTTAGGTCACTGGGCAGAAATACTCATCTGGGGCGAGGTGAGAGAGCGGATCGTCCTCAAAAAAGCTGGCATCGTGGGACTCAACCTGCCCGACGGGAACCCAGTAGGGAACAGCGATCTATTTTGGCTGACCTCTCCCAAATTCCTGATCGGCGAGTCAGGTGTTAAATAA
- a CDS encoding citrate synthase, giving the protein MTVAEVKAGLEFKPGLEGVPVTLSSISYVDGKKGILEYRGIPIEDLAAKSTFLETAYLLIWGQLPTTEELTAFEHEIRYHRRIKYRIRDMMKCFPESGHPMDALQASAAALGLFYSRRALDDPAYIRAAAVRLLAKIPTMVAAFQLMRKGNDPVQPRDDLDYSANFLYMLTEQVPDPLAARVFDICLTLHAEHTLNASTFSARVTASTLTDPYAVVASAVGTLAGPLHGGANEEVLEMIEQIGSVENVRGYIDDCIARKSKIMGFGHRVYKVKDPRAIILQNLAEELFAKFGRDDYYDIAVELEKVVEEKLSHKGIYANVDFYSGLVYRKLGIPSDLFTPIFAISRVAGWLAHWKEQLAENRIYRPTQIYTGNRNAVYIPKEERESPTDFADVN; this is encoded by the coding sequence ATGACTGTCGCCGAAGTGAAAGCAGGTTTGGAGTTCAAGCCCGGTTTGGAAGGCGTCCCCGTTACCCTATCAAGCATCAGCTATGTAGATGGTAAGAAAGGAATCTTGGAATATCGCGGCATTCCCATAGAAGATCTGGCAGCAAAAAGCACCTTTCTGGAAACCGCATATCTACTAATCTGGGGTCAACTTCCCACCACAGAAGAACTTACAGCCTTTGAACATGAAATCCGCTACCACCGGCGGATCAAATACCGCATTCGGGATATGATGAAATGCTTCCCGGAAAGCGGCCACCCGATGGACGCCCTGCAAGCCTCGGCGGCGGCCTTGGGGTTGTTCTACTCCCGTCGAGCTTTGGACGATCCAGCCTATATCCGAGCTGCAGCCGTGCGACTATTAGCGAAAATTCCCACGATGGTGGCGGCTTTTCAGCTTATGCGCAAGGGCAACGACCCAGTGCAGCCTCGGGATGACTTGGACTACTCGGCTAATTTTCTGTATATGCTCACAGAGCAAGTACCAGACCCCCTAGCGGCAAGGGTTTTTGACATCTGTCTCACCCTTCATGCCGAACATACGCTCAATGCCAGTACCTTCTCAGCTCGAGTCACGGCTTCTACCCTCACAGACCCTTATGCGGTGGTGGCATCTGCGGTGGGCACCCTCGCCGGTCCGCTGCACGGGGGGGCAAATGAAGAAGTTTTGGAGATGATCGAGCAAATTGGCTCGGTGGAAAATGTCCGTGGTTATATAGATGATTGCATCGCTCGCAAATCTAAGATTATGGGATTTGGCCACCGGGTTTACAAGGTGAAAGACCCCCGTGCCATCATCCTGCAAAACCTGGCAGAGGAGTTATTTGCCAAGTTTGGCCGGGACGATTACTACGATATCGCTGTGGAGTTGGAAAAAGTGGTAGAGGAAAAACTCAGCCACAAGGGGATTTATGCCAACGTGGATTTCTACTCCGGGTTGGTATATCGGAAATTAGGGATTCCCAGCGATTTGTTTACCCCCATCTTCGCCATCTCTCGGGTGGCGGGTTGGCTGGCACATTGGAAAGAACAGCTAGCAGAAAACCGAATCTACCGGCCCACTCAGATTTATACCGGTAATCGGAATGCTGTTTACATTCCCAAGGAAGAACGGGAATCTCCGACCGATTTCGCTGATGTGAACTGA
- a CDS encoding D-Ala-D-Ala carboxypeptidase family metallohydrolase: MAKLSPDQRNYKYLVEAERVGIHKPILAALYVAHSSPQLEDGETGLGISPANRIGLSDVNTFTKQVYCAANTIRSLTESLRAKGWESSQLWDASQGRYTDRFLLAVAAGYAPTVRDEKAARLEACKGDVLAKAYQEDLGIDFGREKLPSNQAYLDSSLLKLAIDIPRFYQGLPHERQALLEAYRIWRGLDDRDAAMTALGLPGMEMADGTPNYATVDGELLKFIQEAVSSYRGFPQEREALVRLSQLWRRQDSREEAIVMLAHNTSSQPNLAIIDPALMAFVQRVPKYYRGEASQRNALTEVVQLWRQLKSRAETLQSLGLNPQTLQSARNDPKALENAAAILDRELLGFLNRIPSFYVQKNHQREALIRMVQLWRNLGTREQAIQSLLEDLKRMDQARRGSPDAPPEPVVVVRARPQRWEPRNIQIHASIIPNGSFTWAEATHGGTRMPPDQDTVDAIVRIARLAQQARDRIGRPFHVTSWYRPPEVNRSAGGASQSRHIVGDAIDFYCDGLTGDQLYWLLDPWWPGGLGRYSQFPYLSHIDARDYRVRWVH, encoded by the coding sequence ATGGCAAAACTGTCACCAGACCAGAGAAATTATAAATACCTTGTGGAGGCAGAAAGGGTGGGCATCCACAAGCCGATTTTAGCGGCGTTGTATGTGGCGCATAGTTCTCCGCAACTGGAGGATGGGGAAACGGGACTGGGAATATCACCGGCGAATCGGATTGGGTTGTCGGATGTGAATACATTTACCAAGCAGGTGTATTGTGCAGCGAATACGATTCGGAGTTTGACGGAGAGCTTGCGCGCTAAAGGTTGGGAGTCTTCGCAGTTGTGGGATGCTTCCCAGGGACGCTATACGGACAGATTTCTGCTGGCGGTGGCGGCGGGTTATGCACCGACGGTGAGGGATGAAAAGGCAGCGCGGTTGGAGGCTTGTAAAGGGGATGTGCTGGCAAAGGCGTATCAGGAGGATTTGGGGATTGATTTTGGCAGGGAGAAGTTGCCTTCCAATCAAGCATATCTGGATTCGTCGCTGCTGAAGTTGGCGATCGATATTCCTCGATTTTATCAGGGTTTGCCCCACGAGCGGCAGGCGTTGCTGGAAGCTTATCGGATTTGGCGAGGGTTGGACGATCGGGATGCGGCGATGACTGCCTTGGGGTTGCCTGGGATGGAGATGGCCGATGGCACCCCGAATTACGCTACGGTGGATGGAGAGTTGCTGAAGTTCATCCAAGAGGCGGTTAGCTCCTACCGAGGTTTTCCCCAGGAGCGGGAGGCGCTAGTGCGGTTAAGTCAACTGTGGCGGCGGCAAGATTCTCGAGAGGAGGCGATCGTGATGTTGGCGCACAACACATCCTCCCAACCGAATTTGGCAATTATCGATCCAGCTTTGATGGCGTTCGTGCAGCGAGTGCCAAAATATTATCGCGGTGAAGCCAGCCAGCGCAATGCCTTGACCGAAGTGGTGCAGTTGTGGCGGCAGCTCAAATCTCGGGCGGAAACGCTCCAAAGTTTGGGATTAAATCCCCAAACCCTACAAAGTGCGAGAAATGACCCCAAAGCGTTAGAAAATGCTGCCGCCATCCTGGACCGGGAACTGCTGGGATTTTTGAATCGCATCCCCAGTTTCTATGTCCAGAAAAACCACCAGCGGGAAGCGCTAATTAGAATGGTGCAACTGTGGCGGAATCTGGGGACCAGGGAACAGGCGATCCAATCCCTGCTTGAGGACCTGAAGCGGATGGACCAAGCCAGACGCGGTAGCCCCGATGCGCCACCAGAACCAGTGGTGGTAGTGCGTGCTAGACCGCAAAGGTGGGAGCCGCGCAATATCCAAATTCATGCCTCGATTATTCCTAATGGCAGTTTTACTTGGGCAGAGGCGACTCATGGGGGCACCCGAATGCCGCCGGACCAGGACACGGTAGATGCGATCGTCCGCATCGCTCGGTTAGCGCAACAAGCACGCGATCGGATTGGGCGACCCTTTCACGTCACCAGTTGGTATCGCCCCCCAGAGGTGAATCGCAGTGCGGGAGGAGCATCTCAAAGCCGTCATATCGTGGGTGATGCCATTGACTTTTACTGCGATGGACTCACCGGAGACCAGTTGTACTGGTTGCTAGACCCCTGGTGGCCAGGAGGTTTGGGCCGTTACAGCCAATTCCCCTATCTCAGTCATATTGACGCCCGGGACTACCGCGTTCGCTGGGTCCATTAA
- a CDS encoding HAD hydrolase family protein, with protein MSYLPLLQAFERQLLTNIRLIATDMDGTITKQGKLSSDLVRTLEDLEANGVIVLIITGRSAGWVSGLSSLLPIGGAICENGGLFYPSNGSHPLPLTPIPHIATHRRQLAATFARLQAEFPQIQESSDNPFRLTDWTFDVAGLTTEDLDCLSRLCASDGWGFTFSSVQCHIKPINQDKATGLLQMLAANWNDFTPHQVLTIGDSPNDDTLFDRDKFPLSVGVANILDYQSKLSYPPAYITNAPEADGFCELARYILNQHFLP; from the coding sequence ATGAGCTATTTACCCCTACTTCAGGCTTTTGAGCGTCAACTACTTACTAACATCCGCCTCATCGCCACCGATATGGATGGCACTATCACCAAACAAGGTAAATTATCCTCAGATTTGGTGCGTACCTTAGAAGATTTAGAAGCGAATGGGGTCATCGTCCTAATTATCACCGGTCGTTCCGCCGGTTGGGTCAGCGGTTTGAGCAGCTTACTCCCAATTGGAGGGGCCATTTGTGAAAATGGTGGCTTATTTTACCCCAGCAACGGCTCTCACCCCCTCCCCCTCACCCCCATTCCCCACATCGCCACTCACCGCCGCCAATTGGCAGCAACTTTCGCCCGCCTCCAAGCCGAATTTCCCCAAATTCAGGAGTCATCGGATAACCCCTTCCGCCTCACAGATTGGACATTTGATGTGGCAGGGTTAACCACCGAAGATTTAGACTGCCTCAGCCGCCTATGCGCCTCCGACGGGTGGGGTTTCACATTTTCCAGCGTCCAGTGCCACATTAAACCCATCAACCAAGATAAAGCCACCGGACTGCTGCAAATGTTGGCCGCGAACTGGAATGATTTTACACCACATCAGGTTCTCACGATCGGGGACAGTCCCAACGATGACACCTTATTCGATCGGGACAAATTCCCCCTTTCTGTTGGTGTCGCCAATATCCTGGATTACCAGAGCAAGCTCAGCTACCCGCCAGCATACATCACCAATGCCCCAGAAGCCGACGGATTTTGTGAATTAGCTCGATATATTTTAAATCAGCATTTTTTGCCCTAA
- the selD gene encoding selenide, water dikinase SelD: MHCAGCGAKVGSTALGRVLQRLNSEFVITSPSLPLTPNPHPAEVEGRGEVIIGLSAPDDCAVVQVRGDKLMLHTVDYFPALIDDPFVFGQIAANHSLGDIFAMGGTPQTALAIATIPYAAETQQEETLYQLLAGALKILNQTQTSLVGGHTTAGPQLAFGLACNGLVDADKLLRKGGMQPEQLLIITKPLGTGTLFAADMRRQAKGRWIENAINSMLIPNHHAAACFLGVSPFSQQGASACTDVTGFGLLGHLLEMVTASGVAVELNLAAIPVLDGALVTVEKGIISTLHPENFRAAAQIHNLAEVEKHPLFPLLFDPQTAGGLLASVPPELANDLVGKLQSLGYHHSRIIGRVVSSREGILPVRVVI; the protein is encoded by the coding sequence ATGCACTGTGCTGGTTGTGGGGCGAAAGTTGGTAGTACCGCATTGGGGCGGGTGTTGCAGCGGTTAAATTCAGAATTTGTCATCACCTCTCCCAGTTTGCCCCTCACCCCCAACCCACACCCTGCGGAGGTAGAGGGGAGGGGAGAGGTCATTATCGGGTTGTCAGCTCCTGATGATTGTGCGGTGGTGCAGGTCCGAGGGGATAAATTAATGCTGCATACGGTGGATTATTTCCCGGCGTTGATTGATGATCCGTTTGTGTTTGGACAAATTGCGGCGAATCATAGTTTGGGGGATATTTTTGCGATGGGGGGGACGCCGCAAACGGCTTTGGCGATCGCGACTATCCCCTACGCCGCCGAAACACAACAAGAAGAAACTCTCTATCAACTCCTCGCCGGAGCCCTAAAAATCCTCAACCAAACCCAAACTTCTCTGGTGGGTGGTCACACCACGGCTGGCCCGCAATTGGCTTTTGGTCTTGCCTGTAATGGCTTGGTTGATGCGGATAAATTACTCCGCAAAGGTGGGATGCAGCCAGAACAACTATTAATTATTACTAAACCTCTGGGGACTGGGACTTTGTTTGCTGCAGATATGCGCCGCCAAGCCAAAGGACGCTGGATTGAAAATGCGATTAATTCGATGTTGATTCCCAATCACCACGCCGCCGCTTGTTTCCTAGGGGTGTCACCTTTTAGCCAGCAGGGAGCCAGCGCCTGTACTGATGTCACCGGTTTTGGGCTGTTAGGACATTTGCTGGAAATGGTGACAGCTTCCGGTGTGGCGGTAGAGTTAAATTTAGCAGCGATTCCGGTGTTAGATGGGGCCTTGGTAACTGTAGAAAAAGGGATTATTTCCACCCTTCACCCGGAGAATTTCCGGGCGGCTGCCCAAATCCATAATTTAGCAGAAGTGGAGAAACACCCTTTATTCCCCTTGCTATTCGACCCCCAAACTGCTGGTGGTTTGCTGGCATCTGTACCACCAGAATTAGCTAATGATTTGGTGGGGAAATTACAATCTCTGGGGTATCATCACAGTCGGATAATTGGTCGAGTGGTGTCGAGCCGGGAGGGAATATTACCGGTTAGGGTGGTGATTTAG
- a CDS encoding FAD-dependent oxidoreductase, protein MLSQPIVQDLVLVGGGHSHAIALRMFAMNPIPDLRLTVISDVAHTPYSGMLPGHVAGFYSYDDCHIDLRPLANFAGARLFVDRVVGLDLAAKRVLCANRPPVAFDLLSINIGSSPSMAGVPGAADWAIPAKPVPQFLHHWQQLLQEIEAHPPAKPLVLGIVGGGVGGVELALAMQRRLQSLAHDIKIHLFHSGKELLPNHSRYIQYKIQKILLEKGIELHLGTRVVALESGSGGEILVQGDSKVRVQRVFWVTQASAPAWIKESGLAVDGDGFIEVRDTLQSVSHNDVFAAGDIATIVNNPRPKAGVFAVRQGKPLFENLRRVILGQPLQKFTPQRHFLALIGTGTGEALASRGVPGIGPIGIGPSRRLWRWKDWIDRRFMAQFSQLPEMSAARSPQPSFKRRAEESPNPLQKGGC, encoded by the coding sequence ATGCTTTCACAACCGATCGTTCAAGACTTGGTGCTGGTGGGTGGGGGTCACAGTCACGCGATCGCCCTGCGGATGTTCGCCATGAACCCCATCCCGGACCTGCGCCTCACCGTGATTTCTGACGTTGCCCACACCCCCTATTCCGGGATGCTCCCCGGTCACGTGGCAGGGTTCTACTCCTATGATGACTGTCATATTGACTTGCGCCCCTTGGCGAATTTTGCCGGAGCCCGTCTGTTTGTGGACCGGGTGGTAGGTTTAGATTTAGCCGCCAAGCGGGTTTTATGTGCCAACCGCCCCCCAGTGGCTTTTGACTTGCTGTCGATTAATATTGGCAGCAGTCCGTCAATGGCGGGGGTTCCGGGAGCTGCAGATTGGGCAATTCCCGCCAAACCGGTGCCCCAGTTTTTGCATCATTGGCAGCAGCTTTTACAGGAAATTGAGGCACATCCCCCGGCCAAACCCCTGGTTTTGGGGATTGTGGGTGGGGGTGTGGGGGGGGTGGAATTGGCCCTGGCGATGCAGAGGCGATTACAATCTTTAGCACATGATATAAAAATCCATCTGTTTCACAGCGGTAAAGAACTGCTGCCGAATCATAGTCGTTATATTCAGTATAAAATCCAGAAAATTCTGCTGGAAAAAGGAATTGAGCTACATTTGGGGACGCGGGTGGTGGCGCTGGAATCTGGTTCTGGTGGAGAAATCTTGGTGCAGGGTGATTCTAAGGTCCGGGTACAGCGAGTTTTCTGGGTGACGCAAGCCTCTGCACCCGCTTGGATAAAGGAATCGGGGCTGGCGGTGGATGGGGATGGTTTTATCGAAGTGAGAGATACTTTACAATCTGTATCTCACAATGATGTTTTTGCGGCGGGGGATATCGCGACGATCGTTAATAACCCTCGACCGAAGGCGGGGGTGTTTGCGGTCCGCCAGGGGAAACCACTGTTTGAAAACTTGCGGCGGGTGATATTGGGGCAACCGTTACAAAAATTCACGCCCCAAAGGCATTTTCTGGCGCTGATCGGGACGGGAACCGGGGAGGCTTTGGCGTCTCGGGGAGTCCCCGGCATCGGACCGATTGGGATCGGACCGAGTAGGCGGCTGTGGCGGTGGAAAGATTGGATCGATCGGCGGTTTATGGCGCAATTTAGCCAATTGCCAGAAATGTCTGCGGCGCGATCGCCCCAACCATCCTTCAAAAGGAGGGCGGAAGAATCCCCCAACCCCCTTCAAAAGGGGGGCTGTTAA